In Granulicella cerasi, the following proteins share a genomic window:
- a CDS encoding glycosyltransferase: MSKPIFYDPQRKRWKRLRRVFDLLALFGAIVGIIFVIGIVRMKPMRGIDLRSTSKKYRALANTPETAQATKDKLNRSAHRHSTLMPSDVVMNQSEGLRAAFYTDVDPASIASFKQHVKQIDLLFPEWLHVITPDGSLTAYSSSNTPFSVIDNAGVHGVDRENRVVHAIDTAHEDTEIFPLVNNYSPTEGVFKDSIGAFLQSPDARNKFQQQVDRFLAANTRYRGLTFDFQAIPADAQSGFRSLVAAIYDDFHARNLRLYITVPVGDSNYDYAYLADHADGLVLMNYDQHQSGTLAGPIAAQDWFENNLREILKNVPREKIICSIGNYGYDWTTAMPQPQAKASRRNPKPAPARAPLNTDSILSSTNLSTQEAWAAAHDAGATIELEDPSLNPHFAYDDDDAHVRHEVWFLDAVTAVNEMRVARALGLQTFALWRLGTEDDSLWKIWDSPLHSDPVKDLASVNPGWDVNTEGDGDILRVTGSPQVGHRTISMDVDPTIPTPYLSVVNETMDSYPLPYTMTQYGYHPKKVAISFDDGPDPIWTPKILDILKQKNVKGTFLMIGEEAEDNVSIMQRVYREGHEIGNHTFTHPDISEISQGQVNLQLDLTERLFRSKLGVSPVYFRPPYSIDQEPDTNDQAAPIESIQSLGYVIVGNKIDTNDWDEHPRKSPQEIVQSVFEQINEAQVKTWMKGSIILMHDGGGDRSPTIAALPVLIDALRARGYEIVPVSDLIGMTRNQVMPPLSTRREKLSAFADSITFFFISFFNHFVIYVFFIGDVLMTARLIIIGVCALIDRLRKRKDFSTADYNPRVAVLIPAYNEETVIARTVRSVLMSNYKNLRIVVIDDGSKDTTAEVVKTTYAKEIAEGRVEVMVKPNGGKAEALNYALEHIDEEIYVGIDADGVIAHDAISRLVCHFANPHIGAVAGNAKVGNRVNLWTRWQALEYITSQNFERRALDLFDVVMVVPGAIGAWRTAAVKAGGAYAPDTVAEDADLTMNLLEQGYAVIYEDQALAFTEAPVNASGLARQRFRWSFGILQAVYKHKMAIRNRRAMGLFALPNIVIFQIMLPLVSPLIDLMFVAGVLHYFINLHFHPETTSSADFVKLLTFFLTFLLVDFLASALAFALERKHPASKGDAWLLVHIWIQRFTYRQLFSWVLLKTVKRAIDGKPFNWDKLERTAKMSKQTDELTQ, translated from the coding sequence ATGAGCAAGCCCATCTTCTACGACCCTCAACGCAAGCGCTGGAAGCGGCTTCGCCGCGTCTTTGACTTGCTCGCGCTCTTTGGGGCTATCGTAGGCATTATCTTCGTGATCGGCATCGTGCGCATGAAACCCATGCGTGGCATCGATCTGCGCTCCACATCAAAGAAGTACCGCGCCCTGGCGAACACACCGGAAACGGCGCAGGCGACCAAGGACAAGCTCAATCGCTCGGCACATCGGCACTCCACGCTGATGCCGTCGGACGTTGTGATGAACCAGAGCGAAGGTCTGCGCGCTGCGTTCTACACCGACGTCGACCCCGCTTCGATCGCGTCCTTCAAGCAGCACGTGAAGCAGATCGACCTGCTCTTCCCAGAGTGGCTGCACGTCATCACGCCTGACGGTTCGCTCACCGCGTACTCGTCGTCGAACACACCCTTCTCCGTCATCGACAACGCTGGCGTCCATGGCGTTGACCGCGAGAACCGCGTCGTTCACGCGATCGACACCGCGCACGAAGACACCGAGATCTTCCCGCTCGTCAACAACTACTCGCCCACGGAAGGCGTGTTCAAAGACAGCATCGGTGCATTCCTTCAAAGCCCCGATGCCCGTAATAAATTCCAGCAACAGGTCGATCGTTTCCTGGCGGCGAACACACGCTATCGCGGCTTGACCTTTGACTTTCAGGCCATTCCAGCCGACGCGCAATCTGGCTTCCGTTCGCTCGTTGCGGCGATCTACGACGACTTCCACGCACGCAATCTTCGGCTTTACATCACCGTTCCGGTAGGCGACTCTAACTACGATTACGCTTATCTCGCCGACCACGCCGACGGTCTTGTGCTGATGAACTATGACCAGCACCAGAGCGGCACACTCGCTGGCCCCATCGCGGCTCAGGACTGGTTTGAGAACAACCTCCGCGAGATCCTGAAGAATGTTCCGCGCGAGAAGATCATCTGCTCCATCGGCAACTACGGCTATGACTGGACGACGGCCATGCCGCAGCCTCAGGCCAAGGCCAGCCGCCGTAACCCCAAGCCCGCGCCCGCGCGTGCACCGCTGAACACCGACAGCATTCTTTCGTCGACGAACCTCTCCACGCAGGAAGCGTGGGCCGCGGCACACGACGCCGGCGCCACGATCGAACTTGAGGACCCGTCGCTCAATCCGCACTTCGCCTACGACGACGATGACGCACACGTGCGCCACGAGGTCTGGTTCCTCGACGCCGTCACCGCCGTCAACGAAATGCGCGTGGCCCGAGCGCTCGGTCTGCAGACCTTCGCGCTTTGGCGTCTCGGCACGGAAGATGATTCCCTCTGGAAGATCTGGGACAGCCCACTTCACTCCGACCCCGTCAAGGACCTCGCCAGCGTCAACCCCGGCTGGGACGTCAACACCGAGGGTGACGGCGACATTCTGCGCGTAACAGGTTCGCCGCAGGTGGGACATCGCACCATCTCGATGGACGTTGATCCTACGATCCCCACACCGTACCTCTCTGTCGTCAACGAGACGATGGACTCGTACCCACTGCCCTACACGATGACGCAGTACGGCTATCACCCGAAGAAGGTTGCCATCTCCTTCGATGATGGCCCGGACCCGATCTGGACACCGAAGATCCTCGACATCCTGAAGCAGAAGAACGTCAAGGGCACATTCCTCATGATCGGCGAAGAAGCCGAGGACAATGTCAGCATCATGCAGCGCGTCTATCGCGAAGGGCATGAGATCGGCAACCACACCTTCACGCACCCTGACATCTCGGAAATCTCGCAGGGTCAGGTGAACCTGCAGCTCGATCTCACCGAGCGCCTGTTCCGGTCCAAGCTCGGTGTTTCGCCTGTGTACTTCCGCCCGCCGTACTCGATCGATCAGGAACCGGATACCAACGATCAGGCTGCGCCGATTGAGTCGATTCAGTCGCTCGGCTACGTCATCGTCGGCAACAAGATCGATACCAACGACTGGGACGAGCACCCGCGCAAATCTCCGCAGGAGATCGTGCAAAGCGTCTTCGAGCAGATCAACGAAGCGCAGGTGAAGACGTGGATGAAGGGCTCAATCATCCTGATGCACGACGGCGGCGGCGATCGTTCGCCAACCATCGCTGCGCTGCCCGTGCTCATCGATGCCCTACGCGCGCGCGGCTATGAAATCGTGCCGGTCTCTGACCTGATCGGCATGACCCGCAACCAGGTGATGCCGCCGCTCAGCACGCGGCGCGAGAAGCTGTCGGCCTTCGCGGACTCCATCACCTTCTTCTTCATCTCGTTCTTCAACCACTTCGTCATCTACGTCTTCTTCATCGGCGATGTCCTGATGACCGCGCGCCTCATCATCATCGGCGTATGCGCGCTCATCGATCGCCTGCGCAAGCGCAAAGACTTCTCTACCGCGGACTATAACCCGCGCGTCGCCGTCCTCATTCCTGCGTACAACGAAGAGACAGTCATCGCCCGCACCGTGCGTTCGGTGCTGATGTCGAATTACAAGAACCTGCGCATCGTCGTGATCGACGACGGCTCCAAGGACACCACCGCGGAGGTCGTGAAGACGACCTACGCGAAGGAGATCGCCGAGGGCCGCGTCGAGGTGATGGTGAAGCCTAACGGTGGCAAAGCCGAAGCGCTCAACTACGCACTCGAGCACATCGACGAAGAGATTTACGTTGGCATTGATGCGGACGGCGTGATCGCGCACGATGCGATCTCTCGTCTCGTGTGCCACTTCGCCAACCCACACATCGGGGCCGTTGCGGGTAACGCGAAGGTTGGCAATCGAGTAAACCTGTGGACGCGTTGGCAGGCGCTCGAATACATCACCTCGCAGAACTTCGAACGCCGAGCTTTGGATCTCTTCGACGTCGTGATGGTCGTGCCCGGAGCCATCGGCGCATGGCGCACCGCTGCGGTAAAGGCTGGCGGCGCCTATGCGCCCGACACGGTCGCTGAAGACGCCGACCTCACCATGAACCTGCTCGAGCAAGGCTACGCCGTGATCTACGAAGACCAGGCGCTCGCCTTCACCGAAGCCCCCGTCAACGCGAGTGGCCTTGCGCGCCAGCGTTTCCGCTGGAGCTTCGGCATCCTGCAGGCGGTCTACAAGCACAAGATGGCGATTCGGAATCGTCGTGCGATGGGCCTCTTTGCGCTACCGAACATCGTGATCTTCCAGATCATGCTGCCGCTGGTATCGCCGCTCATCGACTTGATGTTCGTGGCGGGCGTGCTGCACTACTTCATCAATCTCCATTTCCACCCCGAGACCACCAGCTCTGCGGATTTCGTGAAGCTGCTGACCTTCTTCCTCACCTTCCTCCTGGTGGACTTCCTCGCTTCCGCGCTTGCTTTCGCACTGGAGCGCAAGCACCCTGCTTCAAAGGGCGATGCGTGGCTGCTGGTCCACATCTGGATCCAGCGTTTCACATACCGCCAGCTCTTCTCGTGGGTACTGCTGAAGACCGTGAAACGGGCCATCGACGGCAAACCCTTCAACTGGGACAAGCTGGAACGCACCGCAAAGATGTCGAAGCAAACTGATGAACTCACGCAGTAG
- a CDS encoding ArnT family glycosyltransferase has product MQASWREWRWWWLALACGFTLRAVFALHHPRFDGDTLVYGDLAQNMWAHHVYGLTEGHVVRPTLIRLPGYPLFTALNFLLFGMGNYTALVWVQIVLALAGCWALARSLGRMWGPSAGLAMMWLACLCPFTAEYDALALTESLAMVCLVAVLVGLERWKATKRWRWVWIMGAASAFAVQLRPDRGLLTVVCLIGLFAVDWRKALRPALLVCLLVALPILGWTVRNKRVMHVWQPLAPKYANDPGEFVAMGFNRWYRTWAMEYWSTVNVYWLWDGAVVTLSDLPARAFDSPAQRQETARALAVYNRDQAASPANDAAFAKLARERTQTHPLRTYVWMPVGRLLDMWLRPRTEFFKLPLAWWRWSEHPGGSLVCAAYAGLNLLLLVAAKWAFWRKRELFAEPAVIAGIAFVVLRSLLLLTIDNSEQRYTVECWPVVLLCIAAWFAAKEKPSAQS; this is encoded by the coding sequence ATGCAGGCAAGCTGGCGCGAATGGAGATGGTGGTGGCTCGCCTTGGCGTGCGGCTTCACTCTGCGCGCCGTTTTTGCACTGCATCATCCGCGGTTTGATGGCGACACGCTGGTCTACGGCGACCTTGCCCAGAATATGTGGGCGCACCATGTCTACGGGCTTACGGAAGGGCATGTGGTACGGCCGACGCTCATTCGCCTGCCGGGATATCCGCTCTTCACCGCGCTGAACTTCCTTCTCTTCGGCATGGGCAACTATACGGCGCTCGTCTGGGTGCAGATCGTGCTTGCCCTGGCTGGATGCTGGGCTTTAGCGAGGTCGCTCGGGCGCATGTGGGGGCCGAGCGCTGGCTTGGCGATGATGTGGCTGGCGTGCCTGTGCCCGTTTACCGCAGAATATGACGCGCTGGCGCTGACAGAGAGCCTCGCAATGGTGTGCCTCGTCGCGGTGCTTGTCGGGCTTGAGCGCTGGAAGGCGACGAAGCGGTGGCGCTGGGTTTGGATCATGGGCGCGGCGTCTGCATTTGCTGTGCAACTGCGGCCTGATCGCGGGTTGCTTACGGTGGTTTGCCTCATCGGCCTCTTCGCGGTGGACTGGCGAAAGGCACTGCGGCCGGCGTTGTTGGTCTGTCTTCTGGTAGCGCTTCCGATTTTGGGCTGGACTGTCCGCAACAAACGCGTGATGCACGTCTGGCAGCCGCTGGCACCGAAGTACGCGAACGATCCGGGCGAGTTCGTCGCGATGGGCTTCAACCGCTGGTATCGCACGTGGGCGATGGAGTATTGGTCGACGGTCAACGTGTATTGGCTGTGGGATGGTGCCGTCGTGACTTTGAGCGATCTGCCCGCGCGAGCGTTTGATTCGCCGGCTCAGCGCCAGGAAACGGCGAGGGCGTTGGCGGTGTACAACCGCGATCAGGCGGCGAGTCCGGCAAACGATGCGGCTTTCGCAAAGCTCGCGCGCGAGCGGACGCAGACTCATCCGCTACGCACTTATGTGTGGATGCCCGTGGGGCGGCTGCTCGATATGTGGCTACGTCCGCGCACGGAGTTCTTCAAGCTGCCGCTGGCGTGGTGGCGTTGGAGCGAGCACCCCGGAGGATCGCTCGTCTGCGCGGCATATGCAGGGCTGAATCTGTTGTTGCTCGTTGCCGCGAAGTGGGCTTTCTGGCGGAAGCGTGAGTTGTTCGCCGAGCCTGCGGTCATCGCTGGCATTGCGTTCGTCGTGCTGCGCTCTCTGCTGCTTCTGACGATCGATAACTCCGAGCAACGGTACACGGTGGAGTGTTGGCCGGTGGTGTTGCTCTGCATCGCCGCGTGGTTTGCTGCAAAGGAAAAGCCCTCCGCGCAGTCGTAG
- a CDS encoding LolA family protein, giving the protein MKKLILSAMFAVSLTTSAQLPMVITKLDAASAKFKGAEADVAYDNYVRVVKDHTKQTGKIFVLRQGKAVSMGALFFDPGVKEPSKKINYDGGTLQLYTPGTNQDDVFKAGNNQASYESFLTLGFGGSGTDLAKAWTINDLGSETVNGVKAEKLDLVSKDAGVRNNFTHITLWLDLDHGVSVRQIFFQPNGDTRTADYTNFNYSGKVNKKPYSIPGNATKAAH; this is encoded by the coding sequence ATGAAGAAGCTGATCCTGTCCGCGATGTTCGCCGTCTCCCTCACCACCAGCGCGCAGCTGCCGATGGTCATCACCAAGCTCGACGCTGCCAGTGCAAAGTTCAAAGGCGCGGAAGCCGACGTGGCCTATGACAACTATGTGCGCGTCGTGAAGGACCACACCAAACAGACCGGCAAGATCTTTGTCCTGCGTCAGGGCAAGGCCGTCAGCATGGGAGCGCTCTTCTTCGATCCCGGCGTCAAAGAGCCTTCGAAGAAGATCAACTACGACGGCGGTACGCTGCAGCTCTACACCCCCGGCACCAATCAGGACGATGTCTTCAAGGCGGGCAATAACCAGGCCAGCTATGAGAGCTTCCTGACGCTCGGCTTCGGTGGCTCAGGTACGGACCTCGCGAAGGCGTGGACGATCAACGACCTGGGCAGCGAGACTGTGAACGGCGTGAAGGCCGAAAAGCTCGACCTCGTTTCGAAGGATGCCGGTGTGCGCAACAACTTCACGCACATCACGCTCTGGCTTGATCTCGATCACGGTGTTTCCGTTCGCCAGATTTTCTTCCAGCCGAACGGCGACACCCGCACGGCGGATTACACGAACTTCAACTACAGCGGCAAGGTGAACAAGAAGCCGTACAGCATTCCCGGCAACGCAACGAAGGCTGCACACTAA
- the serS gene encoding serine--tRNA ligase: protein MLDLAFVRANLPLVQEKLALRSPEAAALLSGFAELDSERRAAITEVETLKAQRNALSAQFGQLKREGKDITAVQQQSNSLKDRIAELEAVAVAADDKLRGLLQAVPNLPVDSVPAGKDEHDNQIIKTWGEPVELPNAKPHWELGEALGILDFERAAKISGSRFVVHYGSGARLERALANFMIDLHTREHGYVEVLPPNMVNSKSLFGTGQLPKFAEDLFHCDDEGAFTGELKDSDHWLIPTAEVPVTNLFRDETIDLSGGNISFCAYTPCYRAEAGSHGRDVRGMIRQHQFQKVELVKFVAPETSEAEHEALTSHAEAVLEKLGLPYRRMLLCSGDMGFSSAKTYDLEVWLPGQQTYREISSCSNFESFQARRANIRFKPAGTNKSEFVHTLNGSGLAVGRTYLAILENYQQPDGSVRVPEALVPYMGGETVITPQRFGKAI from the coding sequence ATGCTCGATTTAGCTTTTGTCCGTGCCAACCTGCCGCTGGTGCAGGAAAAACTCGCTTTGCGCAGCCCGGAAGCGGCTGCCCTGCTCTCTGGATTCGCCGAGCTCGATAGCGAGCGCCGTGCCGCCATCACCGAGGTCGAAACCCTCAAGGCGCAGCGCAATGCGCTCTCGGCGCAGTTCGGCCAGCTCAAGCGCGAAGGCAAGGACATCACCGCCGTTCAGCAGCAGTCGAACTCGCTGAAGGATCGCATCGCCGAACTCGAAGCCGTGGCCGTCGCCGCGGACGACAAACTGCGCGGACTGCTCCAAGCCGTGCCGAATCTGCCTGTCGACAGCGTTCCCGCAGGCAAGGACGAGCACGATAACCAGATCATCAAGACCTGGGGCGAGCCGGTGGAGCTGCCCAACGCCAAGCCTCACTGGGAGCTCGGCGAAGCGCTCGGCATTCTCGACTTTGAGCGCGCGGCGAAAATTTCCGGCTCGCGTTTCGTCGTTCACTACGGCTCCGGCGCGCGCCTCGAGCGCGCCCTGGCCAACTTCATGATCGACCTGCACACCCGCGAGCATGGCTACGTGGAAGTGTTGCCGCCGAACATGGTGAACTCCAAGTCGCTCTTCGGCACGGGCCAGCTTCCCAAGTTCGCGGAAGACCTCTTCCACTGCGACGACGAGGGCGCGTTCACCGGTGAGCTCAAAGACTCTGACCACTGGCTGATCCCCACCGCCGAAGTGCCGGTCACCAACCTCTTCCGCGACGAGACGATCGACCTCAGCGGCGGCAACATCAGCTTCTGCGCCTACACGCCCTGCTATCGCGCCGAGGCCGGCAGCCACGGGCGCGACGTGCGCGGCATGATCCGCCAGCACCAGTTCCAGAAGGTCGAACTCGTGAAGTTCGTCGCGCCGGAAACGAGCGAAGCCGAGCACGAAGCGCTCACTTCGCACGCCGAAGCGGTGCTCGAAAAACTCGGTCTTCCCTACCGCCGTATGCTGCTCTGCAGTGGAGATATGGGCTTCTCCAGCGCGAAGACTTACGACCTGGAAGTCTGGCTTCCGGGCCAACAGACCTATCGCGAGATCAGCTCCTGCTCGAACTTCGAGAGCTTTCAGGCACGCCGCGCGAACATCCGCTTCAAGCCGGCGGGCACGAACAAGAGCGAGTTCGTGCACACGCTGAACGGCTCTGGCCTCGCGGTCGGGCGCACGTACCTCGCGATCCTCGAGAACTATCAGCAGCCGGACGGCTCCGTACGCGTGCCGGAGGCGCTGGTGCCGTACATGGGCGGCGAAACAGTCATCACGCCGCAGCGATTCGGGAAGGCGATCTAA
- the purH gene encoding bifunctional phosphoribosylaminoimidazolecarboxamide formyltransferase/IMP cyclohydrolase translates to MSDLKTIKRALLSVTDKSGLVEFARVLASNGTELVSTGGTAKALRDAGLDVKDISELTGFPEMLDGRVKTLHPVVHGGLLHRREDPAHVAAVEAHNIGPIDMVVVNLYAFEKTAAKPGVELEDLIENIDIGGPSMLRSGAKNFEDVAVVTDVADYAKLTEEMAANGGALSKATRWMLARKVFATTAAYDAAIASELEKRAATENDLPETLRVIAKRETSLRYGENPHQRAALYTDGSQFGIANAQKLQGKELSYNNLVDLDACWGLASEFEETAVAIIKHTNPCGVGQGNTVLEAYSRALEADPVSAFGGVIGINRPVDAAAATEIAKLFVEAIVAPDFSEEALQIFAAKKNLRLLKIQPKAVSTVLKQISGGYLVQDDDHIRVPASDLKVMTARKPTDDELKALQFAWTVCKHVKSNAIVYARVKDGFGQTVGIGAGQMSRVDAAKFGAVKAALPLAGTVAASDAFFPFPDGLEAIVAAGATAIIQPGGSVNDAKVVEAADRLGVTMLATGVRHFRHG, encoded by the coding sequence ATGAGCGACCTTAAGACGATCAAGCGTGCATTGTTGTCCGTAACGGATAAGAGCGGGTTGGTAGAGTTTGCCCGCGTTTTGGCTTCGAATGGAACCGAACTGGTTTCCACCGGCGGAACCGCGAAGGCCCTGCGTGATGCAGGTCTTGATGTGAAGGACATCAGCGAGCTGACCGGCTTCCCGGAAATGCTGGATGGCCGCGTGAAGACGCTGCACCCTGTTGTCCACGGTGGCCTGCTGCATCGCCGCGAAGATCCGGCGCACGTCGCTGCCGTCGAGGCGCACAACATCGGACCGATCGACATGGTCGTGGTGAACCTCTACGCGTTTGAGAAGACTGCTGCCAAGCCCGGCGTGGAGCTGGAGGACCTGATCGAGAACATCGACATCGGCGGTCCGTCGATGCTGCGTTCTGGCGCCAAGAATTTCGAGGATGTCGCGGTCGTCACCGACGTGGCCGACTACGCGAAGCTGACCGAGGAGATGGCAGCGAACGGCGGTGCGCTCAGCAAGGCGACGCGTTGGATGCTTGCCCGTAAGGTCTTCGCGACGACCGCTGCGTATGACGCGGCAATCGCCAGCGAGCTGGAGAAGCGTGCGGCGACGGAGAACGATCTGCCCGAGACGCTGCGCGTGATCGCCAAGCGCGAAACCTCGCTGCGCTACGGCGAGAACCCGCACCAGCGTGCGGCGCTCTACACCGACGGCTCGCAGTTCGGCATTGCCAACGCGCAGAAGCTGCAGGGTAAGGAACTCAGCTACAACAACCTCGTTGACCTCGATGCTTGCTGGGGCCTGGCGAGCGAGTTTGAAGAGACCGCTGTGGCGATCATCAAGCACACGAACCCCTGCGGCGTAGGCCAGGGCAACACGGTGCTCGAGGCTTACAGCCGCGCGCTGGAAGCCGATCCCGTCTCGGCGTTCGGTGGCGTGATCGGTATCAACCGCCCGGTCGACGCTGCTGCGGCAACTGAGATCGCGAAGCTCTTCGTCGAAGCGATCGTGGCGCCTGACTTCAGCGAAGAGGCTCTGCAGATCTTTGCGGCGAAGAAGAACCTTCGCCTGTTGAAGATTCAGCCGAAGGCCGTCTCGACGGTGCTCAAGCAGATCTCCGGCGGCTACCTCGTCCAGGACGACGACCACATCCGCGTTCCGGCGAGCGATTTGAAGGTCATGACCGCGCGCAAGCCGACAGACGACGAACTGAAGGCACTGCAGTTTGCCTGGACCGTCTGCAAGCACGTGAAGTCGAACGCGATCGTCTACGCACGCGTGAAGGACGGCTTCGGCCAGACGGTCGGCATCGGTGCAGGCCAGATGTCGCGTGTGGACGCGGCAAAGTTCGGCGCAGTGAAGGCTGCGCTGCCGCTGGCAGGCACTGTAGCGGCCAGCGACGCGTTCTTCCCGTTCCCCGATGGCCTGGAGGCGATCGTCGCAGCAGGTGCGACGGCGATCATCCAACCGGGCGGCTCGGTAAATGACGCGAAGGTTGTGGAAGCAGCGGACCGCCTCGGTGTGACGATGCTCGCGACCGGCGTTCGCCACTTCCGCCACGGCTAG
- a CDS encoding tetratricopeptide repeat protein, with the protein MTLVRRSALAIWIAVATSAMAQKPAVNPAVKAPDHASSYYHYGLAKVYENQAQQSGRQDYATQAIEQYKMALDADPDSRVLSNGLANLYFNLGRVREAVDAAKAQVARNPDDADAHMLLGRTYLRSLGNGEGQQSQEILNAAISEYETIARLKPDNLETHLLLGQLYGLAHDSAKSEEQFRIAQKLSPGSEEVTLSLARLYSEQGDLKHAAKVIADVPVDDRTPRMNFALGSIYDQLKQPKDAIEAYREVLAEDGDNQDAKKALAQSLLADGQSDEAAKVYAQILKGDRQDPQALIRQAELARQHGKYEEALRLLQKANAQVSNNLELEYNLGLVYDALGNFDESAKQFRKALDDSASADGKYQDSDLVNRAMFLDRLANVYREQGKTSDAVAAYAEMSALGGDYQLRGTDSTVDAYRDAHDWKSALKTAEDAAKAMPTNREAQLTYARQLGDAGKLEEGIKLANAQKTGKPMEDREVAFVVADMQARAKHWKEAIATVDATEPLAKKPEEKAFTYYFRGSILERQKMFDQAEVDFRKGLAIDPNSASIQNDFGFMLAERGVKLDEALTMVKKAVAYDPQNGAYLDSLAWVYYKQGQYALAEQFARKAAQRQPNDPSIMDHLGEIEAKNGKLQAAVHSWEMSVALYATALPPEADPADVAKVQKKLETARVRVAHSGAAKEGGATKE; encoded by the coding sequence ATGACTCTTGTTCGCCGTTCGGCCCTTGCGATTTGGATCGCTGTAGCAACCTCGGCTATGGCCCAGAAGCCTGCCGTCAACCCCGCTGTGAAAGCGCCGGACCACGCCTCGTCCTACTACCACTACGGTTTGGCGAAGGTGTACGAGAATCAGGCCCAGCAGAGCGGTCGTCAGGATTACGCCACGCAGGCCATTGAGCAGTACAAGATGGCTCTCGACGCGGACCCTGATTCACGCGTGCTCTCGAACGGCCTTGCCAATCTCTATTTCAATCTGGGTCGCGTACGCGAAGCCGTCGACGCCGCCAAGGCGCAGGTAGCGCGGAATCCGGATGACGCGGACGCGCACATGCTGCTCGGCCGCACGTATCTGCGCTCGCTCGGCAATGGTGAAGGCCAGCAGTCGCAGGAGATTCTCAACGCCGCCATTTCTGAGTACGAAACGATCGCTCGGCTGAAGCCCGATAATCTCGAAACGCACCTGCTGCTCGGACAGCTTTATGGTTTGGCGCATGACAGCGCGAAATCCGAAGAGCAGTTCCGCATTGCTCAGAAGCTCTCGCCTGGCTCAGAAGAAGTGACGCTGAGCCTCGCGCGTCTCTACAGCGAGCAGGGCGACTTGAAGCACGCCGCAAAGGTCATCGCTGATGTTCCGGTGGACGACCGCACGCCGCGCATGAACTTCGCGCTGGGCAGCATCTATGACCAGCTCAAGCAGCCGAAGGACGCCATCGAAGCCTACCGCGAGGTGCTCGCAGAAGACGGCGACAATCAGGATGCGAAGAAGGCCCTGGCGCAGTCGCTGCTGGCAGATGGTCAGTCCGACGAGGCCGCGAAGGTCTATGCGCAGATTCTGAAGGGTGATCGGCAGGATCCGCAGGCGCTGATTCGTCAGGCAGAGCTTGCTCGCCAGCACGGCAAGTACGAAGAGGCGTTGCGCTTGTTGCAGAAGGCGAATGCTCAGGTCTCGAACAACCTTGAGCTGGAGTACAACCTCGGTCTCGTCTACGACGCGCTGGGCAACTTTGACGAGTCGGCGAAGCAGTTCCGTAAGGCTCTCGACGACTCTGCTTCGGCCGACGGGAAGTATCAGGACTCCGACCTCGTCAATCGTGCGATGTTCCTCGACCGTCTTGCGAACGTCTATCGTGAGCAGGGGAAGACCTCGGACGCCGTTGCAGCGTACGCGGAGATGAGTGCTCTCGGCGGCGACTATCAGCTTCGCGGCACGGACTCTACGGTAGACGCTTATCGCGATGCGCATGACTGGAAGTCGGCGCTGAAGACCGCAGAGGACGCAGCGAAGGCGATGCCGACGAACCGCGAAGCACAGCTCACCTATGCGCGTCAGCTCGGCGATGCCGGCAAGCTCGAAGAGGGCATCAAGCTCGCGAACGCACAGAAGACCGGCAAACCGATGGAGGATCGCGAAGTCGCGTTCGTCGTGGCTGATATGCAGGCCCGCGCGAAGCACTGGAAGGAAGCGATCGCCACGGTCGATGCGACCGAACCGCTCGCAAAGAAGCCCGAAGAAAAGGCGTTCACTTACTACTTCCGTGGTTCGATTCTCGAGCGCCAGAAGATGTTCGATCAGGCGGAGGTGGACTTCCGCAAGGGGCTCGCCATCGATCCGAACAGCGCCTCGATTCAGAATGATTTCGGTTTCATGCTCGCCGAGCGTGGCGTGAAACTGGATGAAGCGTTGACGATGGTGAAGAAGGCCGTTGCCTACGATCCGCAGAACGGCGCGTACCTCGATTCGCTCGCATGGGTCTACTACAAGCAGGGACAGTACGCGCTTGCTGAGCAGTTCGCGCGCAAGGCCGCACAGCGTCAGCCGAACGATCCGTCGATCATGGACCATCTCGGCGAGATTGAAGCGAAGAACGGCAAGCTGCAGGCGGCGGTTCACTCGTGGGAGATGTCGGTTGCGCTCTATGCAACGGCGCTTCCGCCTGAGGCGGACCCTGCTGACGTCGCGAAGGTGCAGAAGAAGCTGGAGACTGCGCGCGTGCGCGTGGCACACAGTGGCGCAGCGAAAGAGGGCGGAGCAACGAAGGAGTAA